In Mesoaciditoga lauensis cd-1655R = DSM 25116, one genomic interval encodes:
- the lnt gene encoding apolipoprotein N-acyltransferase has translation MQKGIRHFGFLKRIALTEIAAILLAVSMPGMISNFFIWIGLIPFFFALKDTKSWSSLLYGWALGITFLGISLYWLLSTLTTNISSFNGFPSYLGAMAFFVSIGIEGFFWAFFGFAYALISKSKAHWIVKALSISSAYTLMEYLRGIGDIGFTGARLSNALYSQIGVIQLSSFFGTLGLVFIIVFMNYLLYNSLEKKDKWLLVGGISFVCFLYTTSLFVPQSIHDKIVKIGVVQPNVSVAQRYKMSENAILKDVNASIEKLSGKATLVVFPEGTFEYDLSESALSSLTHTLKENDMNALIGYPSFSKGKAYNAVGLFSPTGIESVYYKHILVPFTEILPYPEIFGLFKFLKLANFFTPGKKYTLFKWDGMKFSAQICFESYFERLSRKFTDEGSEFLVTVTNDSWFIQRTALEQHFAQSVFRAVENRKWTIQVADTGITGVINPYGRVIKKLPIHKKVFDVFYIEPNDVKTFYDRFGNWINWLSIFFLVFNVIYDVKKRRKE, from the coding sequence ATGCAAAAAGGAATACGACATTTCGGATTTCTCAAAAGAATAGCATTGACGGAAATCGCGGCCATCTTGTTGGCCGTTTCAATGCCGGGGATGATCTCAAATTTCTTCATATGGATAGGGCTCATCCCTTTCTTTTTTGCGCTCAAAGATACAAAATCATGGTCATCGCTTTTATACGGTTGGGCGTTGGGGATCACCTTTCTTGGTATTTCACTTTATTGGCTGCTTTCCACCTTAACAACCAACATATCTTCTTTTAACGGCTTTCCATCTTATCTTGGAGCAATGGCTTTTTTCGTATCCATTGGTATAGAAGGTTTTTTCTGGGCTTTCTTTGGATTTGCCTATGCCTTGATATCGAAGAGTAAAGCACATTGGATTGTAAAAGCCCTTTCAATTTCAAGCGCTTACACACTTATGGAATATTTAAGAGGAATTGGAGATATAGGCTTTACGGGAGCTCGCCTTTCAAATGCGCTTTATTCTCAGATAGGTGTCATCCAACTTTCCAGTTTTTTCGGAACATTGGGGTTGGTCTTCATCATCGTTTTCATGAATTACCTCCTTTACAACTCCCTTGAGAAAAAAGACAAATGGCTGTTGGTGGGAGGAATATCGTTTGTATGTTTTCTATACACCACGTCCCTTTTCGTTCCTCAATCTATTCATGATAAGATCGTAAAAATAGGTGTGGTTCAGCCGAACGTTTCGGTTGCTCAAAGGTATAAAATGAGTGAGAATGCTATATTGAAAGATGTAAACGCCTCTATTGAAAAGTTAAGCGGAAAAGCAACGTTGGTCGTTTTTCCGGAAGGAACATTTGAATACGATCTGAGCGAAAGTGCTCTTTCATCTTTGACGCATACTTTGAAAGAAAACGATATGAACGCTTTGATCGGATATCCGTCTTTTTCAAAAGGAAAGGCGTACAACGCAGTAGGGCTTTTCAGCCCGACCGGAATTGAAAGTGTCTATTATAAGCACATACTCGTCCCATTTACGGAAATCCTACCATATCCTGAGATATTTGGACTTTTCAAATTTTTAAAGCTTGCCAATTTCTTTACTCCTGGCAAGAAATACACGCTTTTTAAATGGGATGGCATGAAGTTCTCAGCACAGATATGTTTTGAAAGTTATTTCGAGAGGCTTTCAAGAAAATTCACAGATGAAGGTTCTGAATTTTTGGTAACGGTGACGAATGATAGCTGGTTTATTCAACGAACGGCATTGGAGCAGCATTTTGCCCAAAGCGTATTTAGGGCAGTGGAAAACAGAAAATGGACCATTCAAGTTGCAGATACGGGAATAACAGGGGTTATAAATCCATATGGGCGCGTGATAAAGAAACTGCCAATTCACAAAAAAGTATTCGATGTTTTTTACATAGAGCCAAATGACGTTAAAACTTTTTACGATAGATTTGGAAATTGGATCAACTGGCTTTCGATATTTTTCTTGGTTTTTAACGTGATTTATGATGTTAAAAAAAGACGCAAGGAGTGA
- a CDS encoding SufD family Fe-S cluster assembly protein yields MQIAANYAKEFEKIAEAYEKSGGDASNLLDKSISSIIISGDKIIGLNTVKGVEIESGTREKGVWAKIRILKGYKIEKPIHLCTGFLGKEGEQRVNFDFFIEDGAQVDFISHCSFPWSTKLTHKMVANIHIGKNAVMTYNDEHFHSEAGGITLISDTHAVVEDGGKYENSFELTKTRVGILKVRMDVDLKKDAVAKFDSKIRGKEDDEISIVESLGLNGEGAHGIAKSTVVATDRTRARIINEAFGNAPYSKGHIECNEITKGDKVDVSTLPVLKVTNDLSELTHEASIGRVNSNQLNTLMAKGMSEDEATEFIIRGILR; encoded by the coding sequence ATGCAGATCGCCGCGAACTACGCAAAAGAGTTTGAAAAGATAGCCGAAGCTTATGAAAAAAGCGGAGGAGATGCTTCTAACCTTCTTGATAAGAGCATATCTTCCATAATAATAAGTGGAGATAAGATAATAGGACTCAACACCGTTAAAGGTGTGGAAATAGAATCTGGAACACGAGAAAAAGGTGTTTGGGCGAAGATAAGAATTTTAAAAGGCTATAAAATAGAAAAGCCCATCCATCTTTGTACTGGATTTTTGGGAAAAGAAGGTGAACAACGCGTTAACTTCGATTTTTTCATCGAAGATGGGGCACAAGTTGATTTTATTTCACACTGTTCTTTCCCATGGTCAACCAAGTTAACGCATAAAATGGTCGCGAACATTCATATTGGAAAGAATGCTGTCATGACCTACAACGATGAGCATTTTCACTCTGAAGCGGGTGGTATTACACTCATTTCAGATACTCATGCCGTAGTGGAAGACGGAGGAAAATATGAAAATAGCTTTGAGTTGACCAAAACAAGGGTTGGAATTCTGAAAGTAAGAATGGATGTTGATTTAAAGAAAGATGCCGTTGCAAAGTTTGACAGCAAAATTCGCGGGAAAGAAGACGACGAAATATCCATTGTGGAAAGCTTAGGCTTAAACGGTGAAGGTGCTCACGGCATAGCAAAATCCACAGTCGTTGCCACAGACAGAACGAGAGCCAGGATAATAAATGAGGCCTTTGGGAATGCACCTTATTCTAAAGGACACATAGAGTGTAACGAAATAACCAAGGGCGATAAAGTGGATGTTTCCACTTTACCGGTTTTGAAGGTTACAAACGATCTGTCAGAATTGACTCACGAAGCCTCGATTGGGCGTGTTAACTCGAACCAACTCAACACCTTGATGGCAAAAGGAATGTCAGAAGACGAAGCCACAGAATTCATAATAAGAGGCATTTTAAGATAA
- a CDS encoding metallophosphoesterase, with protein MLRKGIVLVALLAMAISLFAAVAFQVSTPSQLIGGPAASGRVGDYILQNSAIKVLIGAKDNFHGYMKSGGNILDASLADVNNDLFDEVHTYYGWPKQAMYTKIFVKDDGKKTGNAVIEAVGYKSDMPSVKIDTTYTLSGNANYVVIRTSLTNTSDKDVGPFVFGDAAFFGYARPFLYGNGFSFKNFNSPLVGGVGDGVSYGFTTTQVDPASGKMRPVHIAYIYSDPEILPKTVLKAGQTITYEREFVVAPTLSDVEKTVFDLRNISYSTLKGKIVDTFGNTVPFVKLVVKDDKGLTVSETRTNAAGEYTLYLQNGNYSLNVEQAGYVMPAKSFAVTASGNLPTYIVNYVKKNSFVWPVYLTNISTNSVYVNLKTLLPSQITVKYAKSTDYEKNNTFDKSVSESAPEVYHHIMLQNLEPNTRYSYMVVSKDPLTGTMESKVFSFVTTPTDDSLKDFSFVVYGDTRTFQLRNKLVCDAIAKDPSHPRLVFNIGDLTMDGRVLANWDRFFWAIHNLAANVPYYPILGNHEYNSSYFYDAFPLPKGGGTDEEEWYSFNYGPVHFVVLDADVILMEKDAAKMQEQTDWLVKDLKANKDAKFKVVIFHQPFWTNTTSETGNPELVKYWKDVFEKYGVNIVFNGHYHAYERFEVNGVTYITTAGGGAPMYQLKPKDKWWPFTVKSIADIHHYTVIHVEGNKMVITVKGVLKQINDKQENAFKPYSGILDQFTIESH; from the coding sequence ATGCTTAGAAAAGGTATTGTGCTGGTTGCACTGTTAGCAATGGCAATCAGCCTGTTTGCTGCGGTGGCTTTTCAAGTTTCAACTCCGTCACAACTGATCGGAGGCCCGGCAGCTTCTGGACGTGTTGGAGACTACATTCTTCAAAACTCTGCAATCAAAGTTTTGATAGGTGCGAAAGATAACTTCCATGGTTACATGAAAAGTGGAGGTAACATCCTAGATGCTTCACTTGCAGATGTGAACAACGATCTTTTTGACGAAGTTCATACTTATTACGGATGGCCAAAACAAGCTATGTACACCAAGATATTCGTAAAAGATGACGGAAAGAAAACTGGAAATGCTGTGATAGAAGCTGTTGGATATAAGAGCGACATGCCATCTGTCAAAATAGACACCACATACACACTAAGTGGTAATGCAAATTACGTTGTCATTAGGACTAGCCTCACTAACACTTCTGACAAAGATGTAGGACCATTTGTCTTCGGAGACGCTGCATTTTTCGGATATGCACGTCCATTCCTTTACGGAAACGGTTTCTCATTCAAAAACTTTAACTCTCCACTTGTAGGTGGAGTGGGAGACGGTGTTTCGTATGGATTCACCACCACCCAGGTTGATCCTGCAAGCGGTAAAATGAGGCCAGTTCACATCGCTTACATTTACAGCGATCCTGAAATACTTCCAAAAACCGTCTTAAAAGCAGGACAAACGATAACTTATGAAAGAGAATTCGTGGTTGCCCCAACCCTTTCCGATGTTGAAAAGACCGTCTTTGATCTGAGAAACATATCTTACTCAACCTTAAAGGGGAAAATAGTAGACACTTTTGGAAATACAGTTCCTTTCGTAAAATTGGTTGTTAAAGATGACAAAGGCTTAACCGTGAGTGAAACAAGAACAAACGCCGCTGGTGAGTACACCCTCTACCTTCAAAATGGCAATTACAGTTTGAATGTGGAACAAGCTGGATACGTCATGCCAGCAAAATCGTTCGCCGTAACGGCAAGCGGAAACCTTCCAACTTACATTGTAAATTACGTCAAAAAGAATTCTTTCGTATGGCCGGTTTACCTTACAAACATCTCCACAAATTCCGTTTATGTAAACCTTAAAACCTTGCTTCCTTCCCAGATAACGGTGAAATACGCCAAGAGTACAGATTACGAAAAGAACAACACTTTCGATAAGTCCGTCTCGGAGAGTGCTCCAGAAGTTTATCATCACATAATGCTTCAGAATTTGGAGCCAAACACCAGGTACTCTTACATGGTAGTTTCAAAAGATCCTCTTACGGGTACGATGGAATCGAAGGTATTCTCCTTCGTTACGACACCAACTGATGATTCTTTGAAAGACTTCTCATTTGTGGTTTACGGCGATACGAGAACATTCCAGCTCAGGAACAAGCTCGTTTGTGATGCCATAGCTAAAGATCCATCTCATCCCAGATTGGTGTTCAACATTGGTGATTTAACAATGGATGGAAGGGTATTAGCAAATTGGGATAGATTCTTCTGGGCTATTCATAATTTGGCAGCCAACGTGCCTTACTATCCAATACTTGGAAACCACGAATATAATTCTTCTTACTTCTACGATGCGTTCCCGCTTCCAAAAGGTGGAGGAACGGATGAAGAAGAATGGTACAGCTTTAATTATGGACCAGTTCACTTCGTCGTTTTGGATGCAGACGTTATTTTGATGGAAAAAGATGCTGCCAAGATGCAAGAACAGACAGATTGGCTTGTAAAAGATCTCAAAGCTAACAAAGATGCTAAATTCAAGGTGGTCATATTCCATCAACCATTCTGGACAAACACTACATCTGAAACTGGAAATCCAGAATTGGTAAAATACTGGAAAGATGTCTTTGAAAAATACGGTGTTAACATAGTCTTCAACGGCCATTATCACGCATATGAAAGATTTGAAGTCAATGGTGTTACATACATAACGACAGCTGGTGGAGGAGCGCCAATGTACCAGTTGAAGCCGAAGGATAAATGGTGGCCATTCACGGTTAAATCTATAGCAGATATCCATCACTATACCGTCATTCATGTCGAGGGAAACAAGATGGTCATAACTGTGAAAGGCGTTTTGAAACAAATTAACGATAAACAGGAAAACGCTTTCAAACCGTATTCTGGTATTTTGGATCAGTTCACGATAGAATCACATTGA
- a CDS encoding sensor domain-containing diguanylate cyclase produces MGEKMQSSLKKTGYNKILTLSIVVLNVFYIWVLFEGPFHPIDNYPLFFTLSLVAYGMGSFAISTFSNNFRVVPHFFAIFPMLVLFDPLSTSIVAYLSVVFSYRKNYDMRARLYGSVQYAISYYVAGVVIQRIGCSWYGIILALLVFKIVNFVLVDLWYDYLRIRFRSLKAAIKGFFMELAFFSLTIPMVLVLPYTIHNVMLQIFVIYTLTFPPIFVKFLSIQNKSNEELKKEKTQLFQSVQKLKRILEVSQLLKANIPLRELMMRVAEIIHKDLGWEYVLVSMITPDGKIERIAYAGIDEKEFERLRKNPPSLEFVKKLMKEEYKISNSYFVPEEAKEVLPAESSFVGEYGEIKDENAWRDMDLLWIPITDRTGKMVALISPDKPKNGKRPNWEDVTILEIFANQVFIALENSTEFEKLQEKAIRDGQTGLYNHTEFYNKLEGVIQKDEKFCLAMMDIDDFKLVNDTYGHQTGDEVIKYIAETIKRSIRHGDIAARYGGEEFVIILKGIGKRTAKTIAERLRISIGGGNSPVKVTISVGIACYPMDASTSNEIVSVADKALYTAKLRGKNMVVVAGNGENRKLH; encoded by the coding sequence ATGGGGGAGAAAATGCAGTCATCTTTGAAAAAAACGGGATACAATAAAATATTGACACTTTCGATAGTGGTGCTAAACGTTTTTTACATTTGGGTGTTATTCGAGGGGCCATTTCATCCTATTGATAATTATCCTTTGTTTTTCACCTTGTCACTTGTGGCCTATGGAATGGGTTCTTTTGCGATCTCCACATTTTCGAATAACTTCAGAGTTGTTCCCCATTTCTTTGCCATCTTTCCGATGCTCGTGCTCTTCGATCCACTTTCAACTTCGATTGTCGCGTACTTAAGCGTTGTTTTTTCTTATAGGAAAAATTACGATATGCGTGCACGCTTGTACGGCAGCGTGCAATACGCTATTTCATATTACGTTGCGGGAGTTGTCATTCAAAGAATAGGTTGTAGTTGGTACGGTATCATCTTAGCTCTCTTGGTGTTTAAAATAGTCAATTTCGTTTTGGTCGATCTTTGGTATGATTATTTGAGAATACGATTTAGAAGTCTAAAAGCGGCAATAAAGGGTTTTTTTATGGAATTAGCTTTCTTTTCTTTGACTATTCCAATGGTTTTGGTCCTCCCTTACACTATCCACAATGTGATGTTGCAAATTTTCGTGATATACACGCTTACTTTCCCGCCGATATTCGTAAAATTTTTATCCATTCAAAACAAATCAAACGAAGAGTTAAAGAAAGAAAAAACGCAGCTTTTTCAAAGCGTGCAAAAATTAAAAAGAATATTAGAAGTTTCGCAGCTGTTAAAGGCAAACATACCGTTGCGTGAGCTTATGATGAGAGTGGCCGAGATAATTCATAAGGATTTAGGGTGGGAATACGTCTTGGTCAGTATGATAACGCCTGACGGTAAGATAGAAAGAATCGCGTACGCTGGCATAGATGAAAAGGAATTTGAAAGGTTGAGAAAAAATCCTCCATCTTTGGAATTCGTGAAAAAGCTGATGAAAGAAGAATACAAAATATCTAATTCTTATTTTGTTCCAGAAGAGGCAAAGGAAGTCTTACCCGCAGAGTCTTCATTTGTGGGTGAATATGGCGAAATAAAAGATGAAAATGCCTGGCGCGATATGGATTTGTTGTGGATTCCAATAACAGATAGAACGGGTAAAATGGTGGCTCTCATTTCTCCAGATAAGCCCAAAAATGGGAAAAGACCAAACTGGGAAGATGTGACGATTTTGGAGATATTTGCCAACCAAGTCTTCATAGCTTTGGAAAATTCCACAGAATTTGAAAAGCTACAAGAAAAAGCCATCAGAGATGGTCAAACGGGCCTTTACAACCACACCGAATTTTACAACAAATTGGAAGGTGTGATCCAGAAAGATGAGAAATTTTGCCTTGCCATGATGGATATAGACGACTTCAAGCTCGTCAACGACACGTACGGTCACCAAACCGGAGATGAGGTTATAAAGTACATAGCTGAAACGATAAAGCGTTCAATAAGGCATGGAGATATAGCGGCCAGATACGGCGGAGAAGAATTCGTTATAATTCTCAAAGGCATAGGCAAGAGAACCGCAAAAACGATTGCCGAAAGATTAAGAATTTCAATTGGAGGAGGAAATTCCCCAGTTAAGGTTACCATAAGTGTAGGAATAGCTTGTTATCCAATGGATGCAAGCACTTCCAATGAAATTGTATCGGTTGCAGATAAAGCCTTGTACACCGCTAAGCTACGCGGAAAAAATATGGTCGTTGTGGCTGGAAATGGGGAAAATAGAAAATTACATTAA
- a CDS encoding ATP-binding cassette domain-containing protein, with amino-acid sequence MLELKDISLKIEDKQILNNLNMRFEDEKRYVILGNNGTGKSTIANLMIGISKYHPQEGKVILDGKDITDLGVYERAKLGITIAFQDSVRFEGITTFDYLTLGGKIKASLEDAKKALELAGLNDTYLRRRVDESLSGGERKRIELASILMLDMRYVILDEPDSGIDMMSLETISNIINTLNSRGITTITITHREEIAQNSDYAYLVCAGRVLNEGTPDKMANYYKELCDRCDHPNDLLKLGESR; translated from the coding sequence ATGCTGGAACTGAAAGATATATCGTTGAAGATAGAAGATAAGCAAATTTTGAATAACTTGAACATGCGCTTTGAAGATGAAAAAAGATACGTTATTCTTGGTAACAATGGAACAGGTAAATCCACCATTGCCAATTTGATGATTGGCATAAGCAAGTACCATCCACAAGAAGGGAAAGTCATTTTGGATGGAAAAGATATAACAGATCTTGGCGTGTATGAAAGGGCAAAATTGGGAATAACCATTGCTTTCCAGGACAGCGTGAGATTTGAAGGTATAACAACATTTGATTATCTAACGCTTGGTGGAAAGATCAAAGCTTCTCTTGAAGATGCCAAGAAGGCTTTGGAACTTGCCGGACTAAATGACACCTATTTGAGAAGGCGCGTTGATGAGTCTCTGAGCGGTGGTGAAAGAAAGAGAATAGAGTTAGCTTCCATTTTGATGCTTGATATGAGATATGTGATTTTAGATGAACCTGATTCAGGTATTGATATGATGTCTCTTGAGACCATTTCCAACATAATAAACACTCTTAACTCAAGGGGAATTACAACCATAACAATTACCCATCGTGAAGAAATAGCCCAAAATAGCGATTACGCTTATCTTGTATGCGCGGGCAGAGTTCTCAACGAAGGTACCCCCGATAAGATGGCAAATTATTACAAAGAGCTATGCGATCGTTGCGATCATCCGAACGATCTTTTAAAACTTGGAGAAAGTAGGTGA
- a CDS encoding ferritin family protein → MDIATFLQEKNLIAMNHMNKGVLGILKFALSREIEGMNFYREKVKDVKDREVKEVLEQLSEMETGHVDYIKKLIENVENGNPISEVKAPEQDVSFFNDREKKELTTGKIDDIASELSILRMAYLIEDDFMHFYDNSAEKVEDEDAKKILKALASWEKEHRDMLYSMYEERSKEYWDEMGFTPLF, encoded by the coding sequence GTGGACATAGCGACATTTCTTCAAGAAAAAAATTTGATCGCTATGAATCATATGAATAAAGGCGTGTTGGGAATTTTGAAATTTGCACTTTCTAGAGAAATAGAAGGAATGAATTTTTATAGAGAAAAGGTGAAGGACGTTAAAGATCGAGAAGTGAAGGAAGTGTTGGAACAGCTTTCTGAAATGGAAACAGGACATGTTGATTACATCAAAAAACTCATAGAAAACGTTGAAAATGGGAATCCTATTTCTGAGGTGAAAGCTCCCGAGCAGGATGTAAGTTTTTTCAATGATCGAGAGAAGAAAGAACTTACAACTGGAAAGATAGATGATATAGCCTCTGAACTCTCAATATTGAGGATGGCTTATCTAATAGAAGACGACTTCATGCACTTTTACGATAATTCTGCGGAAAAAGTTGAAGATGAAGATGCAAAGAAGATTTTGAAAGCCCTGGCTTCGTGGGAAAAAGAACATAGGGACATGCTTTATTCCATGTATGAAGAAAGATCTAAAGAATATTGGGATGAGATGGGATTCACTCCATTGTTCTGA
- a CDS encoding alpha-amylase family glycosyl hydrolase — MEWWKEAVFYQIYPRSFMDSNSDGIGDLKGITEKLDYLSWLGVDVLWISPFFKSPMADFGYDISDYTDVDPIFGNISDFDELIDQAHERKLKVIIDQVYNHTSDQHPWFVESRSSRDNPKADWYIWKDAKEDGTSPNNWVSLFSGTKPESAWEWDENRKQYYLHLFGKEQPDLNWRNPQVKEEIFKSMKFWLDHGVDGFRFDAASHYYKDPKFRDALTGIQIKESLFKSVRDIYYWDRFTARPETLLAVEEIREFLDTYPGKKVSVGEISADMGLCLYLLFTLPDRFNMAFNIDFLEKLSMDASKVKELAENVDKTFGDRAWPSYVLGNHDNSRILTRLTEGINVSDENKKKIAKLAAALLLTLRGTPFIYYGEEIGMEDTNIPYDRIMDPWGKALWPKKGRDVCRTPMQWDSAQHAGFSTVEPWLPVNENKSKINVKDEMNDENSVLIFYKHLLEARKRSIALKRGKMDFYQEAPNGVLFYSRTFFSQRASVILNMTDSEKIIEVNENSKVLVASDRKNGEKISGKITLSPFESMVLEVL, encoded by the coding sequence ATGGAATGGTGGAAAGAAGCGGTTTTTTACCAGATATATCCCAGAAGCTTCATGGATTCAAATAGTGATGGTATAGGAGATCTCAAAGGAATAACGGAAAAATTGGATTATCTTTCATGGCTGGGTGTAGACGTGCTGTGGATATCTCCTTTTTTCAAATCCCCCATGGCTGATTTTGGTTATGATATAAGTGATTACACGGATGTTGATCCCATATTTGGAAACATCTCTGACTTCGACGAATTGATAGATCAGGCGCACGAAAGAAAGCTGAAAGTTATCATAGATCAAGTTTACAATCACACTTCAGATCAGCATCCTTGGTTCGTAGAATCGAGAAGTTCAAGGGACAATCCAAAGGCGGATTGGTATATATGGAAAGACGCAAAAGAAGATGGTACGTCTCCAAACAATTGGGTTTCTCTCTTTTCAGGGACCAAACCCGAAAGTGCGTGGGAATGGGACGAAAACAGGAAACAATACTATCTCCACCTTTTTGGAAAAGAGCAGCCGGATTTGAATTGGAGAAACCCACAGGTAAAAGAAGAGATCTTTAAATCCATGAAATTCTGGTTGGATCACGGCGTCGATGGATTTAGGTTTGATGCCGCTTCCCACTACTACAAAGACCCGAAGTTCAGAGATGCTTTAACCGGTATTCAAATAAAAGAAAGCCTCTTTAAAAGTGTAAGAGATATTTATTATTGGGATAGATTCACTGCCAGACCTGAAACCCTATTGGCTGTTGAGGAGATAAGAGAGTTTTTGGACACATATCCGGGCAAAAAAGTAAGCGTCGGTGAGATATCTGCCGATATGGGCTTGTGCCTTTATTTGCTTTTTACCCTTCCGGATAGATTCAATATGGCGTTCAACATAGATTTCTTGGAAAAGCTTTCCATGGACGCTTCAAAGGTAAAAGAACTTGCTGAGAATGTGGATAAAACATTTGGGGATAGAGCATGGCCAAGCTACGTTTTGGGAAATCACGATAACTCCAGAATACTCACAAGGTTAACAGAAGGAATAAACGTCAGCGACGAAAATAAGAAAAAAATAGCAAAACTCGCAGCCGCTTTGCTTTTAACGTTAAGGGGAACACCTTTCATCTATTACGGTGAAGAGATAGGAATGGAAGATACGAACATCCCTTACGACAGGATAATGGATCCATGGGGAAAAGCGTTGTGGCCTAAAAAAGGAAGAGACGTTTGCAGAACCCCTATGCAATGGGATTCTGCCCAACATGCCGGCTTTTCCACCGTTGAGCCATGGCTTCCTGTTAACGAGAACAAGTCAAAAATCAACGTAAAAGACGAAATGAACGATGAAAATTCAGTTTTGATCTTCTACAAACACCTTTTAGAAGCTAGAAAAAGAAGCATAGCTTTAAAGAGAGGTAAAATGGACTTTTACCAGGAAGCCCCTAATGGTGTGTTATTCTACAGTCGCACTTTCTTCTCTCAAAGAGCTTCTGTGATTTTGAACATGACGGATTCTGAAAAAATCATTGAAGTTAACGAAAATAGCAAAGTGCTGGTGGCAAGTGATAGAAAAAATGGGGAGAAGATAAGTGGAAAGATAACACTTTCACCTTTTGAATCCATGGTTTTGGAAGTACTATAA
- a CDS encoding DUF554 domain-containing protein, with amino-acid sequence MGVLVNTVAVILGSLLGIPIGSKLPEKYKNVLFLSIGAITTFLGLKMGLGADNFLVVLISLAIGGLLGEWWKIEERITSLADRFSKTDETTFASGFVFATVLFTIGPMTILGCVNSGLTGDNQLLYVKSTMDGISSIILASVYGKGVLMSAIGVYLIEGSLVSLSSVLHFLTLPTYINDFTSVGGAILLMIAIKLFNLREIKAGNFLPALVVVPFLDLIKISF; translated from the coding sequence GTGGGGGTATTGGTAAACACGGTCGCCGTGATACTTGGAAGCCTTTTGGGCATTCCCATCGGTTCAAAACTTCCGGAAAAGTACAAAAATGTGCTCTTTTTGTCCATCGGAGCAATAACCACTTTTTTAGGCTTAAAAATGGGACTTGGTGCGGACAATTTTTTGGTCGTGTTGATAAGCTTAGCCATAGGTGGGTTGTTGGGAGAATGGTGGAAGATAGAAGAGCGCATCACATCGTTGGCAGATCGATTCTCAAAAACGGATGAAACTACGTTTGCCAGCGGTTTTGTCTTTGCAACGGTTTTGTTTACCATTGGCCCTATGACCATTTTAGGGTGTGTAAACAGCGGATTGACAGGAGATAACCAACTTCTATATGTGAAATCAACAATGGATGGCATAAGTTCTATCATATTAGCATCTGTTTACGGAAAGGGAGTTCTCATGTCGGCAATAGGTGTTTACCTTATAGAAGGAAGTTTGGTGTCACTTTCATCCGTTCTTCATTTTTTAACTCTTCCGACTTATATAAACGATTTTACCTCCGTTGGGGGAGCCATATTACTCATGATAGCCATCAAACTTTTCAATTTGAGAGAAATAAAAGCCGGGAATTTTCTCCCGGCGCTTGTCGTTGTGCCTTTTTTGGATCTCATCAAAATAAGCTTCTGA